The genome window GCCAAGGGAAACAAAAAACTCTGGAGATATTGCATCAGGCTCTAGATATTATTTCAAAGTATCAATAGAAGTTAATAAGTAAGGATCGTCCTATGTTGTTTTTAATTGAATACGATCGGCCTAGTGGTCGAATCGTCACTTTTAGGAAGTTTGTTAGCTCGGAGCAGCGAAAAGCTGAGGAGGCGCGTCTTGAACTGGAACTTGCTCTTCACCATGATGGAATAGAGCATGAGGTGGTTATACTCGAAGCGGTTTCAGAAGAGGTCTTGCGCCGCACCCATGGTCGATACTTTGAAGATTTTGCCGGACTTGTAGATTCGCTCGCTCAGGAGCAACAGAGCGGGTTTACTCTCTCTTCTTCACGACAGAACTAACTCACATCATACTCGAAGACGTATGTATCCGGGGTTTTGCCGATCTTCTCGCCGAACAGTAGAACATTCAGGAACATCGGAAATTGTGCAGTGATAGGTTCTTGCTTCGAGAACAGTTTTGCAGAAAACTGGTATGCGGTTGAAACGACCTTGAAGCCCATCTGGGTGCCAAAAAGTCCAGCCAGAGCCTCGCGCGAGAAGCGGAAGTAATCGTACGGGTAGGCGTGAAGGGGAAAAGCGTGGTGAGTTTGAATAAGTAGCACCCCGCCGACCCGTAGCGTTTTCATAATTTCGTGAGCTGCGAGGTGAGGGTATTTGAAGTGTTCGAAGGTCGAACACGAGACAATCACATCGAACTGCTCTTCGCCAACAACGTGCGTCAAACGATGCACGTCGGCGACGATATCAACATCTTCTCCACTTGTGATATCCGTTCCGAGATACTCACTTGCGTGAGGAATCCAAACGTCGTGGCGCGTTGACCGTTCTGCAATAGATCGTTTGGTGCCGAGTTCGAGCACCCGAGGCCGGTCGATCGCCTGACAACGGACAACGAAACTTTCCAAAAGGGTGTTTCCCTCAGAAGGATCAGCTTCCTGAGGTTCAGCGATCAAAAGGGAATGGGCAAATTTCCTGAAAACTCGTGACCGAACCGCCCATTGAATAAGGCGCTGTGGAATGGGCATAGCTCGTGTTTTGTGGAGGGGCATATCTCCCTATACCCCTCCGAAGCTAGTCATTATCTTGCAGGCCGAAATAGCGGGATCGAAATTTCTGGGGTGGCATCTTCAAACGTGACTTCGACTGGCATGCCGATCTTCACATCTTCGGGTTTGCACTCAACGATATTCGTCAGCATGCGTACACCTTCGTCAAGCTCAACATACGCCATAATGTAGGGCAGGTTGTCACGGAAACCTGCGCTTTGGTTCTGTCGCGTGACTGTAAAGGTGTAGACTTTCCCTTTGCCGCTGCATTTGACCCATTCAAGGTCTTGCGACAGATCCTCCGGGCAAAACGAGCGTGCGTAGTAGAAGACTTTGCCACAGCTACGACACTTCTGAACGTATAATTCGTGCCGAGCGCAGGCTTCCCAAAACGGCTTATTTTCTTCATCGATGCGAGGAATCGGTTTTTTGTATTTTTTTTCTTCGGCCATTGTTTACTCCGTAAACAGTAGTCAGTCGGAGGGAACAATGAAGAATTAAAAATGTAAAATGCAAAATGAAAAACGAAAAGAACTTTATTGTTCTCAATTCTCCATTTTTGATTTTTAATTTTTCATTGGCCTTACCATACTGGCTATTTTTTCTTAAACGCCCAGTACTAAAGACGCTCCACTATGCCGCAGCCCCAACGTTCCACCCGTGCCGTGCACCATTGCGATCTTGCAGTCTTTCACTTGCCGGTCTGCACACTCACCGCGCAACTGCTTGGTTGCTTCGATAACCAGGAAGATACCGCGCATGCCTGGATGATTTGACGAGAGACCACCACCGTCGGTGTTGATCGGCAGTGCACCACCGAGGCCGATACGCCCATTCTGTACGAACGCGCCGCCTTCGCCTTTTTTGCAAAACCCTAAGCTCTCCAACGTTACTAATACGGTGATCGTGAACGAATCGTAGATCATCGCCATGTTGATGTCTTTGTGGGCGACTCCCGCACGTTCCAACGCTTTGGGGCCGGACTGCTTTGCGGCTGCGTTGGTCAGATCTCGTACGCCTGCACTGGTGTGATAGCAGGCTTCGGCTGCACCTAAGAGATGTACGGGTTTCTTCTTGAGGTCTCGTGCACGCTCGGCTGAGGTGACAACGATCGCACCACCACCATCAGAAATCATACAGCAATCAAGCAGGTGGAGGGGAGAAGAAACAAGCCGTGAGGATAAGACATCATTGACGGTAATGGGGTCGCGAAACTTTGCGTGTGGATTCATCGATGCGTGCCGCCGCATAGTGACGGCAATTTCTGCCAGTTGCTCACTGGTCGTGCCAAATTCATGCATGTGGCGCTGTGCAGTCAGTGCATAATCACCGACTGTAGTGGGGCCGTAGCAGTTTTCAAACTGCTCAGAGGGATCACCACCGCTGGCACCGCCAGTGCCAATCGCAAAACGGTCGGACGACCATTTGCTGCCATAGAGAATCAGTGCGACATTGCAATAGCCAGCCGCAATCGCCGCCGCTGCATGCGCTGTGTG of Deltaproteobacteria bacterium contains these proteins:
- a CDS encoding class I SAM-dependent methyltransferase encodes the protein MPLHKTRAMPIPQRLIQWAVRSRVFRKFAHSLLIAEPQEADPSEGNTLLESFVVRCQAIDRPRVLELGTKRSIAERSTRHDVWIPHASEYLGTDITSGEDVDIVADVHRLTHVVGEEQFDVIVSCSTFEHFKYPHLAAHEIMKTLRVGGVLLIQTHHAFPLHAYPYDYFRFSREALAGLFGTQMGFKVVSTAYQFSAKLFSKQEPITAQFPMFLNVLLFGEKIGKTPDTYVFEYDVS
- a CDS encoding Zn-ribbon domain-containing OB-fold protein, with translation MAEEKKYKKPIPRIDEENKPFWEACARHELYVQKCRSCGKVFYYARSFCPEDLSQDLEWVKCSGKGKVYTFTVTRQNQSAGFRDNLPYIMAYVELDEGVRMLTNIVECKPEDVKIGMPVEVTFEDATPEISIPLFRPAR
- a CDS encoding thiolase domain-containing protein is translated as MSIKGKAAIAGVYEHPLRWAPHKTQYQIMAESARGALDDAGLKIKDVDGLFTSGVSGMGIVSLAEHLNLNPDFLDSNSIGGSSFVSHTAHAAAAIAAGYCNVALILYGSKWSSDRFAIGTGGASGGDPSEQFENCYGPTTVGDYALTAQRHMHEFGTTSEQLAEIAVTMRRHASMNPHAKFRDPITVNDVLSSRLVSSPLHLLDCCMISDGGGAIVVTSAERARDLKKKPVHLLGAAEACYHTSAGVRDLTNAAAKQSGPKALERAGVAHKDINMAMIYDSFTITVLVTLESLGFCKKGEGGAFVQNGRIGLGGALPINTDGGGLSSNHPGMRGIFLVIEATKQLRGECADRQVKDCKIAMVHGTGGTLGLRHSGASLVLGV